One Tissierellales bacterium DNA window includes the following coding sequences:
- a CDS encoding class I SAM-dependent DNA methyltransferase: MNEINKHRQTGINIQEKANMIWNIADILRGLYKPHEYGKVILPMTIIKRFNDALYPTKEKVLETYEDVKDYEVPDRFLKEASGYDFYNTSPYTFTNLVADSEHIEDNFREFINGFSENVIDVLENFDFDKEITKLASKNMLFLIIQEFNKKESYMGPDKFSSVDMGYIFEELVRKFSESYDEEAGEHFTSRDIIYLMTDLLISEDKDILLEEGIVKTVYDQTMGTSQMLGCMEERLKDLDKNAKVTLFGQEVNPETYAIAKADMLLRHGDAQNMKIGNTLTEDQFKNYTFDYCISNPPFGIDWKAEKKAVEDEAKLGDKGRFGVGLPYSNDGQQLFDLNGIAKLKDTGRMAIVHNGSPLFTGDAGSGPSEIRRYIIENDWLEAIVQLPNDSFYNTGITTYIWIISKNKPNYRVGKVQLIDASKTFEKRRKSIGNKRNDITKECREIIIKAYGDFLNKEYVVGDKICESKVFDNIDFGYNQITIETPLRLKFKIDEAGIERLKEETQYKNLAKLTKAKRRGKTEEEIKKEIKAGEETQEKIIALFENLIDREYMDRDEFIEMINNLFKDNNIKLRAPLRNAIVKVFSEHNEEASICKNTRGEIEPNPDLRDTERVPLSEDIDEYFEREVLPYNPEAWINKEKTTIGYEIPFTRYFYKFEEPEPADEISTRILEIEKDINKSLKNLFSEDGERID, encoded by the coding sequence ATGAATGAAATAAACAAACACAGACAAACAGGAATAAATATACAAGAAAAAGCTAATATGATTTGGAATATAGCAGATATATTAAGAGGACTTTATAAACCACATGAATATGGTAAGGTTATACTCCCGATGACTATAATTAAAAGATTCAATGATGCTTTATATCCTACTAAAGAAAAAGTATTAGAAACTTATGAAGATGTAAAAGATTATGAAGTTCCAGATAGATTTTTAAAAGAAGCATCTGGCTATGATTTCTATAATACAAGTCCCTATACTTTTACAAATTTAGTTGCAGATTCAGAACATATTGAAGATAATTTTAGGGAATTTATAAATGGATTTTCCGAGAATGTTATAGATGTTTTAGAAAATTTTGACTTTGATAAGGAAATAACTAAACTAGCAAGTAAAAATATGCTATTTCTAATAATACAAGAATTTAATAAAAAAGAATCCTATATGGGGCCAGATAAATTTTCTAGTGTAGATATGGGATATATTTTTGAAGAATTAGTAAGAAAATTTTCAGAGTCCTATGATGAAGAGGCGGGGGAACATTTTACAAGTAGGGATATAATTTATTTAATGACCGACTTACTTATTTCAGAGGATAAGGATATATTATTAGAAGAAGGAATAGTCAAAACTGTATACGATCAAACTATGGGGACTTCTCAAATGTTAGGGTGTATGGAAGAACGACTAAAAGATTTAGATAAAAATGCAAAAGTAACTCTTTTTGGGCAAGAAGTAAATCCAGAAACCTATGCTATAGCTAAGGCGGACATGCTCTTAAGACATGGAGATGCTCAAAATATGAAAATTGGTAATACCCTAACAGAAGATCAATTTAAAAATTATACTTTTGACTATTGTATTTCAAATCCACCCTTTGGCATAGACTGGAAAGCAGAAAAGAAAGCTGTAGAAGATGAAGCAAAATTAGGAGACAAAGGAAGATTTGGTGTAGGGCTTCCCTATTCAAATGATGGACAACAACTTTTCGATTTAAATGGTATAGCAAAATTAAAAGATACAGGAAGAATGGCTATAGTACATAATGGTTCTCCTCTTTTTACAGGAGATGCAGGTTCAGGACCAAGTGAAATTAGAAGATATATCATTGAAAATGATTGGTTGGAAGCCATAGTGCAATTACCAAATGATAGTTTCTACAATACAGGAATAACAACCTATATATGGATAATATCCAAAAATAAACCTAATTACAGAGTGGGAAAGGTACAACTTATAGATGCTTCTAAAACTTTTGAAAAGAGAAGAAAATCCATTGGTAATAAGAGAAATGATATAACTAAGGAATGTAGAGAAATAATAATAAAAGCTTATGGAGACTTTTTAAATAAAGAATATGTAGTGGGAGATAAGATTTGTGAATCTAAAGTATTTGACAATATAGATTTTGGATATAATCAAATAACTATAGAAACCCCATTAAGACTTAAATTTAAAATAGATGAAGCTGGAATAGAGAGACTTAAAGAAGAAACTCAATATAAAAATTTAGCTAAACTAACAAAAGCAAAGAGAAGAGGAAAAACAGAAGAAGAAATTAAAAAAGAAATAAAAGCAGGAGAAGAAACCCAAGAAAAAATAATAGCTCTTTTTGAAAATTTAATAGATAGGGAATATATGGATAGAGATGAATTTATAGAAATGATAAATAATTTATTTAAAGATAATAATATAAAACTTAGAGCACCTTTAAGAAATGCTATAGTAAAAGTATTTAGCGAACACAATGAAGAGGCCAGCATATGCAAAAATACTAGAGGAGAAATAGAGCCAAACCCAGACTTAAGAGATACAGAAAGAGTACCACTAAGTGAAGATATAGATGAATACTTTGAAAGAGAAGTTCTGCCATATAATCCAGAAGCTTGGATAAATAAAGAAAAAACTACAATAGGTTACGAAATACCCTTTACAAGATATTTCTATAAATTTGAAGAGCCAGAACCAGCAGATGAAATATCCACAAGAATATTAGAAATAGAAAAGGATATAAATAAATCACTAAAAAATCTTTTTAGTGAGGACGGTGAGAGAATTGACTAA
- a CDS encoding restriction endonuclease subunit S yields MTKAMKDSGIEWIGEIPEDWEVVKVKYLFELGRGRVIGKQELKSKGKYPVYSSQTKNDGVLGFIDSYDFEGDMLTWTTDGANAGTVFLRTGKYNCTNVCGTLKLNRLENNLQYLKYSLEYIAIFHKRLDTNGYKIMNNEMANINIILPPQPQQKAIADFLDKKVSEIDNVISKTKKVIKEYKKYKQSLITETVTKGLDENVSMKNSGIEWLGDIPEHWDVIRLRELFKFGSGLTITKSELKDKGIKVINYGEIHSKYKFDLDIDRDELKSVDEEYLNIKEDALVNKGDFVFCDTSEDREGSGNCVVIREDRNELIFAGSHTVTARLRRKENPIYVRYMLLSNPIKEQVSSRVVGIKVYSITQSILKTILGILPPLQEQKQIASYLDKKCEEIDRIIESKEKLIIEMEKYKKSLIYETVTGKREVE; encoded by the coding sequence TTGACTAAAGCTATGAAGGATAGTGGTATAGAATGGATAGGGGAGATACCAGAAGATTGGGAAGTGGTAAAAGTAAAATATTTATTTGAATTGGGGCGTGGTAGGGTTATTGGTAAGCAAGAATTAAAATCGAAAGGGAAATATCCAGTTTATTCATCACAGACTAAAAATGATGGAGTGCTAGGATTCATAGATTCTTACGACTTTGAAGGAGATATGTTGACGTGGACAACTGATGGTGCAAATGCAGGAACAGTATTTTTAAGGACCGGAAAATATAATTGTACTAATGTATGCGGGACATTAAAATTAAATAGACTGGAAAATAATCTACAATACTTAAAATATAGTCTAGAATATATTGCCATATTTCATAAAAGATTAGATACAAATGGATATAAGATTATGAACAATGAAATGGCTAATATAAATATTATTTTACCCCCCCAACCACAACAAAAAGCCATAGCAGATTTTCTAGATAAAAAAGTATCAGAAATAGATAATGTTATATCCAAAACTAAAAAAGTCATAAAAGAATATAAAAAATATAAACAATCCCTTATAACAGAAACAGTAACTAAAGGACTAGATGAAAATGTGTCTATGAAAAATAGTGGTATAGAATGGCTAGGAGATATACCAGAGCATTGGGATGTAATTAGGTTAAGAGAATTATTTAAATTTGGTAGTGGATTAACAATTACTAAATCAGAATTAAAAGATAAGGGTATAAAAGTTATAAATTATGGGGAGATACATTCTAAATATAAGTTTGACTTGGATATTGATAGGGATGAACTAAAAAGTGTAGATGAAGAATATTTAAATATTAAAGAAGATGCTTTAGTGAATAAAGGTGATTTCGTTTTTTGTGATACCTCGGAAGATCGTGAGGGAAGTGGTAATTGTGTAGTGATACGTGAAGATAGGAATGAATTAATTTTTGCAGGGTCACATACAGTTACAGCTCGATTAAGAAGAAAGGAAAACCCTATATATGTTAGATATATGCTCTTGTCCAATCCTATAAAAGAACAAGTTTCAAGTAGGGTTGTTGGAATTAAAGTATATAGCATAACACAGTCAATATTGAAAACAATTTTAGGGATACTCCCCCCACTACAAGAACAAAAACAAATAGCCTCATATTTAGACAAAAAGTGTGAAGAAATAGATCGAATAATAGAATCTAAAGAAAAGCTTATAATTGAAATGGAAAAGTACAAGAAATCTTTAATATATGAAACTGTAACTGGAAAAAGGGAGGTGGAATAG
- a CDS encoding DEAD/DEAH box helicase family protein produces the protein MEYREKRFEQDIENYLLSYGGYEKGNMANYDKEKAIDMNTLLRFIKSTQPKQWKRYEKIYRNKPEEALYRRFDDSVKMHGLLNVLRNGITDRGVRFKFAFFKPESTLNQKVVDKYNKNILTCTRQFYYSTKNKNSIDMVLSLNGIPIIALELKNQLTGQTVDNGKAQFMEDRNPREKCFNFNTRFLVYFAVDHYEVEMTTELKGRDTFFLPFNQGSNGPGNVGGKGNPENPNGYATSYLWEKILKKDTLMDIIQRFMHLEEKTEIKSKNGKEVKVTKRRLIFPRYHQLDVVKKLILDVKIKGTGTDYLIQHSAGSGKSNSIVWLAYGLSNLHDNNNEPIFTSIIIVSDRRVLDSQLQKTIMSFDHTPGVVETIGKDKTSQDLKDALNDNNRIIVTTLQKFPIIYEDVDDAKGKRYAVIVDEAHQSQSGSSAKMMKTALADTEEALREFAEIEGIEEDEALDNEDKLVREIISQGKHNNLSFFAFTATPKKETIDLFGTTTEYGNKEAYHNYSMRQAIEEGFILDVLQNYMTHGTCYKIAKDTEENPEVPSSTAVRTINRFTSLHPHNLQQKTQIIVEQFREITKNKINGKGKAMIVTASRLHAIRYYHEIKRYIEIKGYDDLEILVAFADVVNDKGVEYREEKMNKRKDGSTIRESQLPSEFSTDDFNMLIVAEKYQTGFDEPLLHTMFVDKKLKGVKAVQTLSRLNRIYPGKEDTFVLDFVNKKEEIEEAFKPYYEATILDESINVNLIYDTQILLRNERLYDEEDIEKFTSIYYKEGEQSATDLGKITSLMKPIIKRYIDLSEEDQFRFRKNIRNFNKWYSYIIQITRMYDKELHKEYVFTSYLQKLLPKPERISLDLEDKLKLEFYKLEQTFKGDITLNPTVQESTVTYGDLDTSGSIQDDEDFLDEIINRINERYHGDFTEQDRVVIDFIYKEASQGAKKDSLKLYAEKNDSEVFKNSIFPKDFEDISFKLYKENKDRDKSFEKLFRDKEYYNTVMAIVGEMLYEELRK, from the coding sequence TTGGAATATAGGGAGAAAAGGTTTGAACAGGATATAGAGAATTATCTTTTAAGTTATGGTGGATATGAAAAAGGGAATATGGCTAATTATGATAAAGAAAAAGCTATAGACATGAATACTTTATTAAGGTTTATTAAATCTACTCAACCAAAGCAATGGAAGAGATATGAGAAAATCTATAGAAATAAACCTGAAGAAGCTTTATATAGAAGGTTTGATGATTCTGTTAAAATGCATGGGCTTTTAAATGTATTAAGAAATGGTATTACAGATAGAGGAGTTAGATTTAAATTTGCTTTTTTTAAGCCAGAAAGTACTTTAAATCAAAAGGTTGTAGATAAATATAATAAAAATATATTAACCTGCACTAGACAATTTTACTATTCTACAAAAAATAAAAATTCTATAGATATGGTTCTATCTTTAAACGGTATTCCTATAATTGCTTTAGAGCTTAAAAATCAGTTAACTGGACAAACTGTAGATAATGGTAAGGCTCAATTTATGGAAGATAGGAACCCTAGGGAAAAATGCTTTAATTTTAATACTAGATTTTTAGTATATTTTGCTGTAGACCATTATGAAGTAGAAATGACTACAGAGTTAAAAGGTAGAGATACTTTTTTCCTACCTTTTAACCAGGGTTCCAATGGTCCTGGAAACGTGGGAGGTAAAGGTAATCCAGAAAATCCTAATGGATATGCAACTTCTTATTTGTGGGAGAAAATTTTAAAGAAAGATACATTAATGGATATAATTCAAAGATTTATGCATTTAGAAGAAAAGACAGAAATTAAATCTAAAAATGGAAAAGAAGTAAAAGTAACTAAAAGGAGATTAATATTTCCTAGATATCATCAACTAGATGTAGTAAAGAAACTTATTTTAGATGTGAAAATAAAAGGTACAGGAACTGATTATTTAATCCAACATAGCGCAGGTTCTGGTAAGAGTAATTCTATAGTTTGGCTTGCCTATGGACTTTCTAATTTGCATGATAATAATAATGAACCTATTTTTACTTCTATAATTATAGTTTCAGATAGACGAGTATTAGATAGTCAATTACAAAAAACTATTATGAGCTTTGATCATACGCCAGGTGTAGTTGAGACTATTGGCAAAGATAAAACTTCACAAGATTTAAAAGATGCCTTAAATGATAATAATAGGATAATAGTTACTACCCTACAAAAATTTCCTATTATATATGAAGATGTAGATGATGCTAAAGGAAAAAGATATGCAGTTATAGTAGACGAAGCTCACCAAAGTCAGTCTGGTAGTAGTGCTAAGATGATGAAAACAGCTTTAGCTGATACAGAAGAAGCCTTAAGAGAATTCGCAGAAATTGAAGGTATAGAGGAAGATGAAGCTTTAGATAATGAAGATAAATTAGTAAGGGAAATTATATCTCAAGGTAAACATAATAATTTGTCCTTCTTTGCTTTTACAGCTACTCCAAAAAAGGAGACAATAGATCTATTTGGGACAACAACAGAATATGGTAATAAAGAAGCTTACCATAATTATTCTATGAGACAGGCCATTGAGGAAGGGTTCATACTAGACGTTTTACAAAATTATATGACCCATGGAACCTGCTATAAAATAGCTAAAGATACGGAAGAAAACCCAGAAGTACCTTCTTCTACTGCTGTTAGGACTATAAATAGATTTACTTCTCTACATCCTCATAATTTACAACAGAAAACTCAGATAATTGTAGAACAGTTTAGGGAAATTACAAAAAATAAAATTAATGGTAAAGGAAAAGCTATGATAGTAACAGCATCTAGACTTCATGCTATTAGGTACTATCATGAGATTAAAAGGTATATTGAAATTAAAGGATATGATGATTTAGAAATATTAGTAGCTTTTGCAGATGTTGTAAATGACAAGGGAGTAGAGTATAGAGAAGAGAAAATGAACAAAAGAAAAGACGGTTCAACTATTAGGGAAAGCCAGCTACCGTCTGAATTTTCCACTGATGATTTTAATATGCTTATAGTAGCAGAAAAGTATCAGACAGGGTTTGATGAACCGTTACTTCATACTATGTTTGTAGATAAAAAACTAAAAGGAGTTAAAGCAGTACAAACTCTTTCAAGATTAAATAGAATTTATCCAGGCAAAGAAGATACTTTTGTATTAGATTTTGTAAATAAGAAGGAAGAGATAGAAGAAGCATTTAAACCTTATTATGAAGCTACTATCTTAGATGAAAGTATAAATGTAAATCTAATATATGATACTCAAATACTTTTAAGAAATGAAAGGCTCTATGATGAAGAAGATATAGAAAAATTTACAAGTATTTATTATAAAGAGGGAGAACAATCTGCTACAGATTTAGGTAAAATAACTAGTTTGATGAAACCTATTATTAAAAGATATATTGATTTATCAGAAGAAGACCAATTTAGATTTAGAAAAAATATCAGAAACTTTAATAAGTGGTATTCCTATATAATACAAATAACTAGAATGTATGATAAAGAATTGCATAAGGAATATGTATTCACATCTTATCTACAAAAACTTTTACCTAAGCCAGAGAGGATTAGTCTGGATTTAGAAGATAAGTTAAAGTTAGAGTTTTATAAGTTGGAACAAACTTTTAAAGGAGATATAACTTTAAATCCTACAGTTCAGGAATCTACTGTAACATATGGAGATTTAGATACATCTGGTTCTATTCAAGATGATGAAGACTTTTTGGATGAAATAATAAATAGAATTAATGAAAGATATCATGGGGATTTTACTGAACAGGACAGAGTTGTTATAGATTTTATATACAAAGAGGCTAGTCAAGGAGCTAAAAAAGATTCTTTAAAACTTTATGCGGAGAAGAATGATAGCGAAGTTTTTAAAAACAGTATATTTCCCAAAGATTTTGAAGATATTAGCTTTAAACTCTATAAGGAAAACAAAGATAGGGATAAGAGTTTTGAAAAGTTATTTAGAGATAAAGAATATTATAATACTGTAATGGCAATTGTAGGAGAAATGTTATACGAGGAACTAAGAAAATAG
- a CDS encoding SprT family zinc-dependent metalloprotease, translated as MMKFTYGTKTIEFKVEYRDRKTLEIGIEPPDNIRVRAPKYLTDKEVLKIVKSKGKWITQKLFELKDVEYIKREKEYVNGESFMYLGRNYSLEIIENSDINKPKVKLYQSKFYIETNTKDESKLKEAMELWYREKTLEKIMEKIEYFQPYFNVEPNSIKVKEQKKRWGSCNSNRDLMFNWRCSMAPSNVLDYIVVHEMCHMVHLNHSKNFWALVESIIPDYRKRKEWLKNHGIRMNL; from the coding sequence ATGATGAAATTTACATATGGAACAAAAACAATAGAATTTAAAGTAGAATATAGAGATAGAAAGACTTTAGAAATAGGTATTGAACCACCAGACAATATAAGGGTAAGAGCACCTAAGTATCTTACAGATAAAGAAGTACTTAAAATAGTTAAATCTAAAGGAAAATGGATAACTCAAAAGCTATTTGAACTTAAAGATGTCGAATATATAAAAAGAGAAAAAGAATATGTAAATGGTGAATCTTTCATGTATCTAGGAAGAAATTATTCTCTAGAAATAATTGAGAATTCTGATATAAATAAGCCTAAAGTAAAACTATATCAAAGTAAATTCTATATAGAAACTAATACAAAAGATGAAAGTAAATTAAAAGAAGCCATGGAACTATGGTATAGAGAGAAAACACTAGAAAAGATTATGGAAAAAATAGAGTATTTCCAACCTTATTTCAATGTAGAACCTAACTCTATTAAGGTTAAGGAACAGAAAAAAAGATGGGGTAGTTGTAATTCTAATAGAGATTTAATGTTTAATTGGCGCTGTTCTATGGCCCCATCTAATGTATTAGATTATATAGTTGTCCATGAAATGTGTCATATGGTTCATTTGAACCATTCTAAAAATTTTTGGGCTTTAGTAGAAAGTATTATTCCTGATTATAGAAAAAGAAAAGAATGGCTAAAAAATCATGGAATAAGAATGAATTTATAA